A window of Streptomyces sp. Je 1-332 genomic DNA:
AACGGCACCCAGCGCGAGCCCGACACCGGCGACTCCGACGGCACTGGCGACACTGGCGACACCAGCAGCGGCCTTGGAGATCTTCACGAGGTGTATCCCTTCCGGCAGGGCCCAACGGCAGCACGACGGTCGCCCGCCCGAAGCATCCGCACAGGACACTCGCACAGGCCTTGCCACTGCCTCCAACTCACCCGAGATCCCCGAAGTTCTGGACGACCACCCGATCGATTTCACTGCCGCGGTCCACGGGTCGGGCCGCGTACCGGCCGGGATTCCCCCAGGTGGCGGCCCCCGCTTGACAGGCAGACGATGGAGTGAAGGGGTCGGCTGGTGATGACGTCGGCCGTGGACCCCGCGGCGGCGACAACTGACTCCGAGATCGCGGGCGTGAGCCCGAACGGAGGAAGTTGTCATGATCGAGGTCAAGGCGGTCGAAAAGCCGGACGAGCGTCGCGATTTCCCACGCGGCCACCTCGAAGTCGTCCATCTCACAGGGCTGGACTTCGCCGTGGGCACCTTCGAGCCCGGCTGGCGCTGGACCGAGTCCGTGGCCCCGCTCGCGGGCACCGACACCTGCCAGATCCACCACAACGCCTATGTCGTCGCGGGGCGGATGCACCTCCTGATGGACGACGGAGGCGAGGCCGAAGTCGGCCCGGGCGATGTCTTCGTATGCCCGCCCGGCCATGACGCGTGGGTCGTCGGCGACGAACAGGTCCTGCTGTACGACTTCGCGGGAGGCATGGCGCAGGAGTACGCCAAGGCGCGGGAGTAGCCGTAGCGCGCCGTGACGCCTTCACGAGCGCGGTGACGCTTTCACGTGATCACGCTGAACACCACCCGAGCCCCCGGCACACCGGCCCCGCACCCGATCAGGTGCGGGGCTTCTGCTCTGTAGCTGACGGTGCTACTGCTACCTCCGGTGCTGCGGTCATGAACCAGGGCGGCAACCCGGACAGCAACCAGAGGTGAGAGACGGATTCTCCAACTCGACTTCGGCTTACCGTAGTTACTGAGAAAGGGGGCTCAGGTCCATGCCGACTACATCCGTGATCCTCGTAGTCGATGACCACAAGGACACCCTGTTCGCGCTGGAGAGCGCACTGGCCCCTCTCGGCTACCCGCTGGTGAGCGCGACCAACGGCGACGACGCCCTCAGAGTGGTCCTGCGCGGGGACGTCGGGCTCATCCTGCTCGACGTGCGCATGCCCGGCGTGAGCGGCCTCGACGTCGTGCGCTACGTACGCCGTCTCGACCAGACACGCGCCATACCCATCATCCTGCTGACCGGCTTCGACGTCAGCCGCGAGATCGCCGCCGCGGCCTTCCTGCTCGGAGTGGCCGACGTAGCCCTCAAGCCCATCGACCCACTGACCCTGCGCACCAAGGTCCGCTACCTCTTCGACACCTACGCGCAACTGAAGTCGCTGCAACAGGAGATCGACGACCTGCGGGCCCAGGTGAAGGACAGCGCCCGGGAGAAGGACAGCTACGCCGAAGACCCCCAGCCGTGATCGACTGGGGGTCTTCGTCCGGGTGGGCGCGGACGGTTTCGAACCGCCGACATCTGCCTTGTAAGGGCAGCGCTCTACCGCTGAGCTACGCGCCCGGGATGTTTCGACAGCCTACCTTGCCGGTGGCCCCGGGTCGCAAACCCGTATGAGGGTGGGCCCGGGAGGGGCAGCGTGGATGTTTCCGCTCCCCGTGGCGGTGGTAGTCCGCACCTCGTGTCCGCCCGCAGCGAAGACGGCGAAGTCGCGGTGCGCAGCGCGAACTAACCGACCCGTGTGTTCGTCATTAACGGTGGGAGAATGTGACACCGGGCAAGGCGGATGACAGCACGGGAGAGGGATAGTGACGGCGACACCTTCGCAGCCGTACACACCGGACACGTCGAGCAGATCGAGTGCCTCAGCAGTGCCGGACGGGGATGTACGTCGCTGCGGGAGCGTGCGGCCGCGTTCC
This region includes:
- a CDS encoding cupin domain-containing protein: MIEVKAVEKPDERRDFPRGHLEVVHLTGLDFAVGTFEPGWRWTESVAPLAGTDTCQIHHNAYVVAGRMHLLMDDGGEAEVGPGDVFVCPPGHDAWVVGDEQVLLYDFAGGMAQEYAKARE
- a CDS encoding response regulator, encoding MPTTSVILVVDDHKDTLFALESALAPLGYPLVSATNGDDALRVVLRGDVGLILLDVRMPGVSGLDVVRYVRRLDQTRAIPIILLTGFDVSREIAAAAFLLGVADVALKPIDPLTLRTKVRYLFDTYAQLKSLQQEIDDLRAQVKDSAREKDSYAEDPQP